The region CAACAGCCAGTTACTCTGCTCTGATTTACTTGTTGCAGGAGTTCCCTTTTATCTCAAAGGGCTTGGTATCGATCTTCTGGTTCAGCCTGATGTTGGTGTAGGTGGCGGTGTGTGTGTCTTTCGTAGGCGCCAGCAAAACCTGCTTCAGGGAGACGTCCCGAGCCAGGTCAAGCCAGAGAGTAAATTTTGTGACGTTGGCTTTGACGCCGGCGTCTTTTGGAGTTAGCTCCAGCTTCTCAACCTTGATGCCGTCAACCGTCTCCTGGCCCAGGTCAACGATGTTCCAGGCGCTGGCAAGGTCTTTGCCGCTGCCCCCGAATCCGAGGGTCAGGTAGGTCTCGATGCTGGAGTTATGAACGGTGTTGTAGCACTTTGAGCCTGGGATATAGTCGCGCAGGGTCCCGTTCTTGTACTCGACGGTGCGAGCGCCCTTGCCGTCGGTCTTGATGCCCATCTGGGAGCCGCTCTTGGCACGCTGGAAATAGACGATGCCGTGCTGGTCGTCGTCGATGTCCTTGATGACGTTGTTGTAGGAGACGTTGTGAACGTCGGCCTGGGCGTTCGAGAACTTGGCGCTGGCGGCGTCGAGCTTCGCGAGAGTTTCGGTGAGATTACCCTGGGCCTGGGCTGCGCCGGCAGCAGTCAGTAACAGAGCGAGGCTGAGA is a window of Granulicella tundricola MP5ACTX9 DNA encoding:
- a CDS encoding LolA family protein, giving the protein MNKALLSLALLLTAAGAAQAQGNLTETLAKLDAASAKFSNAQADVHNVSYNNVIKDIDDDQHGIVYFQRAKSGSQMGIKTDGKGARTVEYKNGTLRDYIPGSKCYNTVHNSSIETYLTLGFGGSGKDLASAWNIVDLGQETVDGIKVEKLELTPKDAGVKANVTKFTLWLDLARDVSLKQVLLAPTKDTHTATYTNIRLNQKIDTKPFEIKGNSCNK